Sequence from the Exiguobacterium aurantiacum genome:
GACGAGGTCGAGCCGGCCCCGACGATCGGTCAAGAGCCAACCGTCCGCCATGCGCTCGACTTTGACGATTTGCCGGCCGAGGAGCGTTGTCCCGCCGTTTTGGCGAATCGAGCGTTCCAAGGCGTGGCCGAGCGTATACAAGCCCCCGTCGACGTAATAAGCCCCTTCATGGTAAATCGATAAGGCGACGGCCGCGAGCAAGTGACTCGCTTCGCGAGCTCCGGTCTGTAGACTATCGAGCAAAATCCCATCGATGACCCGCTCGAACGCAGTCCCGTTCAATCGATGTCGTTTAAGCGTTGTACCGAGCGGTCGATACAACTTCCGGAACGCCCGAAGTTGTTCCGGTCGAAACGCACGTATAGCGAGCGTTGCGTCACGAATTGTGCGAAACGGCAACGCCGGTAGCGTCTCAAACAAAGGCCGGATCGTCTCAAAGTCGCTCCACACTTCTTCAAAAAAAGCATGAATTCGCGGGGCGAGGTCAGGAAACGTCGATTCGAGTTCTGCTAAAAACCGATTCCGGTCTTGATGATAATGGACGGTCTTTCCATCGAGATGAATCTGCATCACCTCAGGTAATGGACGAACGTCAATCGTTTCCCCTAAATAAGATAAGACCCGCTCATGTAGCCCGCCCGGCTCAAACCCCATCCCGAGCGTCGCTCCGGCCGGGAACCGATAGTCCCCACGTTCGAATTTTCCGGCACAACCACCCCATTCTCGTGACGACTCGTATACGGTCACGTCATGGCCGATTCGGCTCGCGAGCGCGCCCGCCGTCAATCCGGCAATTCCCCCACCGATAATCCCGATTCGCATAGTAATCCCCTCCTGCCTTCATCATACATGCCTTCCCGAAATCCGAGACATTTCAACCTGTAGCAACGACATATTTCAAGCTTCAGGCAGGGTTCTGCCGGAAGATGGCGAAAAAATCGTTAAAGGACAGGTGAAACCATATGCGAAGTCGGGTCATCATTTATCTGCTTATTCCAATCTTGATTTTTATCGGTATCCTGATTACACCTCCATCAGAAGAATCACAAAAAGTCGCCACCATGACGGCTGTCAACATTCAAGAGATGATTCCGTATGAACGCGAGTACACGGCACAAAAAGTGTTACTCGAGGAAGTGAACGATGGCCGCGAGGCAATTATTGAGGAGTGGCGGCTCGAACGCGGGGCGCGCACGACTTATAGTTACGTGTTACGACTCCAAGGGTTCGATACGGTGATTCAAGTCGATGCCGGGGCGGCCAACACACGCTCGGACGGTTATTATGCCATGCAGGCGCACAGTCCCGTCTTCGAAGCGGACGAACCGCTGTCGACCGGTTATCCGATTGTACTCTTCGCCAGCGAGCAACGGCTCGTTTTAAACCAGATGGAAGTTCGTGTTCTTTATGAAGAAGACGGTAAGATTGAAAAATGGCGCATCCTAGAATCAGAAGAATCATGACATTCAAAAGGCGAGAGGTAATTTCCTATGCAAAAAATAATTCTCATCGGCTCTGGCGGTTCGGGCAAATCGACGCTCGCCCGCGACTTAGGAATCCGACTCAACATCGACGTCCATCACTTGGATGCCTTACTATGGAAACCGAATTGGACACCCGCCACGAGACAAGAACAAATTACCATCCAGTCCGAGTTGATTGAACACGAATCGTGGATTCTCGACGGCAATTACGGTGGGACGCTCGACTTACGCCTGAGTGCGGCCGACACGATTATATTTCTCGACTTGCCGAGGACAGTCTGTACATACCGCGTCTTGAAGCGCATGCTTAGCCATCGTGGCAAGACACGTCCGGACATGGGGGACGGTTGTGAAGAACGGTTTGATTTGAAATTTTTGAAATGGGTGTGGGATTATCCGAAGTCGCAACGCCCGGATGTGATCTACCGATTGCATGGCCTTCCTGATGATAAACGAGTTATCATGTTGCATTCACGGACAGAGGTTCGCGACTTTATAACGCGCGTCGGTACGGAGCAACAACTATGATTCCTAAACTTGAACCAATCATAGCGGCCAAGACGTTCGTGACAACGCATTTTCCCCACTGTCGGGCCGCACTGCTCGCCGGGAGCGTCGTCCGTGGTGAGGCAACCGAGACGTCGGACTTAGACATCGTCGTTTTCGACGACACCCTCGTCTCGACTTATCGGGAATCGTTCATCGAGTCCGGATGGCGCATCGAACTGTTCGCCCATAACTTGACGTCGTATCGGACGTTCTTCGAACAGGATTGCCGACGTGCCATTCCGTCGTTGCCGAGAATGGTCACCGAAGGCATCATCTTGAAGGACACGGATATCGTCGAAGACATCAAACGTGAAGCCCGGGCCTTGCTCGACAGCGGGCCAGAAGCTTGGTCGGACGAGACGATTGAGATGAAACGATACTTCCTGACCGATACGCTCGATGATTTGATTGGATGCACCACTCGGGCTGAAGGGTTATTCATCGCAGGCACCCTCGCCACGTTAGTCTGCGAGTTCATCCTGCGCACGAATCGACAATGGACGGGGTCCTCCAAATGGACGTACCGCGCTCTCGAACGCTACGATGCAGGAGCAGCCCGAGAACTCGTCGCTGCCCTTGAGGCGTATTATCAAACGAACGAAACCGACGCGCTCATCCGTTACGTCGATGAGACGCTCTCTCCGTTCGGTGGCCGGTTGTTCGCCGGATTCAGCCGCAGGAAATCAAACGAAACGTGAGGGTATCCGATGTTCTTTCTACAAATGTCCGGGTTCCCTGGGTCCGGTAAATCGACGCTGTCTCGGGGAATCGCCCGACGACTGGATGCGATCATCGTCGAACACGATGTCACGAAGACGGCACTGCTTGAATCGACTTCACCACACCCGCTTATGCATACGCTTACAATCGATACGAATCGCCCCCTTGAGACGTATTTACCCGACGCCATCGCCTATCTGCAAGCGATTGATTGACCTCTTGATGCATCCTGTGACTTTTTCCTGGATGTATTTTTTTAATCATTTTTGTATTTTTATGCTTTACAATTAATAATCATACATATACACTTAGTCTCATATCTTGAAGGAGGAATTCATACATGAAAAAGTGGGGCATTACAGGGGGATTAGTGGCAAGTGCATTACTAGCAGGATGTAGCCAAGAGACGACGGGCGAAGAGAAAATGACACTCGTCATGGGAACGAGCGCCGATTACTTCCCGTATGAGTTTGTCGATACGGCGAACGGGGATGAGATTGTCGGATTCGATATCGAGATTGCCGAAACGGTCACAGAACGCCTCGGCTACGAACTCAAAATTGAGGACATGGACTTCGGCAGTCTTCTCGGGGCACTCAACGCCGGACGTGTCGACTTCGTCATGGCTGGTATGACGCCGACCGAAGAACGGAAAGAAAATGCCGCCTTCTCGGACATCTATTTGTCGGCGACGAACTTAGTCATGACGAAAGATGAGTCTCTCGAATCGATCGAAGCGCTCGCCGGCAAGAAAATCGGTGTCCAAACGGCATCGATTCAAGAGAACATTGCCAAAGACCAAGCTCCGGAGGCTGAGCTCGTCTCATTAAATAAGATTCCAGAAATCGTCCAAGAGTTGAATACGGGTCGGATCGATGCGATGGTCATCGAGGACACGGTCGCCCAAAAATACTTGGACCAAGATGCCGGACTGTACACGTTCGCCTTGAAAGAAGATGGTGAGAAAGGTTCAGCAGCCGCCTTTAAATTGGAGGACGACCTTCGCGATCAGTTCAACGAGGAGTTGAACAAGATGATCGACGCAGGTGAAATCGACAAACTCGCCAAAAAATGGTTCTCGATGGAGCCGACGGAATGAGACCAGTCTCGCTGCCGATTTATCCAGTCACCTATCCAGAAGGTTACCGGTTGAATCAAAACGAGAGTCAGTTCCCGGTGCCGTCCCGGCTGTATGACCAACTCGCGACGATCTCGTTCCAAGACTTGCATGAGTATCCGGTCCAACCGATTGACGAGTTGTTCACTCGTTACGCAGCCTACGCCGGTGTCGAGCCGAATCAATTGCTCGTCGGTTGCGGCAGTGACGAGATGATTCACATCGTCACCCAGGCGCTGTTGGCTCCGGAAGACGTCGTCTTGTCACCGAGTCCGGATTTCGCACTCTATCCGATTTTCACGGCGATCGCCCATGGAAGGCACGTGCAAGCCGATGACCTGTCGTATAACGCACTCGTCCAGGCGATCACGCAACACGCACCGAAGCTGTTGTTGTTGTCGAATCCGAACAATCCGACCGGCAAATTGTGGAGCATCGCTGAATTGACCGAACTCGCGGGACTCGTGCCGTACTTGATCGTCGACGAGGCCTATATCGACTTCACGCCGACGTCGAGCATGGTGGCCCACCTTGACTCATTCACGAACGTGATTGTACTGCGGACGTTATCGAAGGCGTTTGGCCTGGCCAACGTCCGCCTCGGTTTCATGGTCACGACTCCCGAACTCGCCGCTTATTTCCGTCAGTTCGTCCCGCCGTTCAACATCAGCGGGGTCAGCGCGAAAATCGCCAACCTGTTCCTACAAGATACGACGTATCTCGACGAGGCCATCGCTTGGCACGCCGACATGCGCGGACAATGGACCGATTTGTTCGCCACGATTGGCTACGTCCATCCCGCCGAGGCGAACTTCATTTACGTCACGCTCGATGAGCCGGAGGCCGTCTGGGCCCACCTCGCCGCGCACGGGGTTCACACATCGAAACAACCGAACGGGATTCGCATCACGCTCGGCAACGAACAAGCCCTCGCCCTGGCACACGAGGCGCTCGGCGTTTCCGCCACTCAAACGGCGAATGAATGAATAACGCTCCGACTGTCTTTAGTCGGAGCGTTTTATCATGGGATGAATTTGATCACTTTTGCCGGGTTGCCCCCAACGACGGCCCGAGCCGGCACATCTTTCGTCACGACGGCGCCAGAAGCGATCACCGCATCGTCACCGACCGTCACCCCTGGGTTCAAGATGGCCCCGCCGCCAATCCACACCCGATGTCCGACCGTGACCGGCTTCCCGTATTCAAGACCTGAAATCCGTTCGGTCGGGTCGAGTGGATGCGTCGCCGTATAGACGTGGACACCTGGACCGAGCATACAATCGTCACCGAATGTGATCGGACAGATGTCGAGGAATACGCAGTCAAAGTTGGCGAAGAACCGTTCTCCGAGATGAATGTTATAGCCATAGTCGCATTTGAACGTCGGCTCCAGATAAAACGAACCCCCGGTCGACCCGAACAGCTCGCCTAACACTGCTTTTCGGACATCGAGTTCATCGATGCCGGACCGATTGAACCGCTCCGTCAAACGCCGGGCCTGACGCCGGTCGGCGACAAGCTCATCATCCCCGGCCAAGTAAAGTTCGCCTCGAATCATCTTTTCTTTTTCAGTCATCTGCTTCTCCCCCTATTCTGTCATTATTATAGAGGAATTTCTAACGAAACGGGGAATAGGAACATGACGAACTAGAGGAGGAATAGACAGATGAAACGAATTCTTGATTGCAGAGCCAGTGATTTCTTGACGTTCAACCGCTCGGATTTGATTGGATCGATTCGGAAAGCCGAGGGGCGGACCGTACTCGCTGAGGTCATCCCGACCGTGCAGCCGCTCTATCCAGAAGTGACGAACGCTGAACTCGCTCGAGCGTTCGGAGCCGATATGATTCTTTTGAACATGCTCGACGTGTTTCACCCGTACATAAAGGGTCTCGAAAGCCACGCTTTGTTCGGTAACGTACCGGGCGAGACGATGTCTGACAATCCGATTATGGAATTGAAGCGGCTCGTCGGTTTGCCGATTGGGGTTAACCTCGAACCGGTCGACTTTTCCGAGAAATCAGAAGACATGTATGACGTGAAGCAAGGCCGCTTGGCGACACGGGAAGCGTTCGCAAGAGCGTCCGAGCTCGGAATCGACTTTATTTGCTTGACCGGCAACCCGAACACCGGGGTGACGAACGAGGCGATTGAGCAAGCGATTATCAACGCGCGCCAAGAGTTCGCGGGTGTCATCATCGCCGGTAAGATGCACCAAGCGGGCGTCGGCCGTGTACTCGACCAGGAGGCGTATGTCCGCTTCGCTGAGGCCGGTGCCGACATCATTTTGATTCCGGCCCCGGGAACCGTCCCTGGCGTCCGTGAAGACGAGTTCTATGAAGTCACGCGCGAGATTCAGGCGTTGAACAAACTCGTCGTCGCCGCCATCGGCACGTCACAGGAAGGGTCTGATGAGGCGACGATTCGTGACATCGCCTTGTCCTCGAAGCGCGGCGGGACGGACATCTTCCATATCGGCGATGCCGGCTTGTCCGGGATTGCCACACCGGAGAACATTCAGGCGTTATCGATCGCCATCCGTGGACGACGCCATACGTATATCCGCATGGCCGCCTCGGTCAACCGCTAATCAAAAGGAACGCAGCCGATTGTGGCTTCGTTCCTTTTTGTGTTACCAGTCGGTGACGTCCCGGCGTGGTTTCGCCGGCGTCGTCGTCCCATGCCGTTTGGCGAGGAGCACCTCGACATCGTGTAGCGACACGCCCTTAGCGGCGAGTAAGACGAGCAAGTGATACAGCAGATCTGCTGACTCCTCGACTAAATCTTCATCGTTCAGCGCCGCGATGACGACCTCGAACGACTCTTCACCAAATTTTTTGGCAATCTTGTCGACACCTTGGTCGAATAGATAAGATGTATACGACCCTTCTTTCGGTGACGCCTGTCGTTCTTGAATCAACTTCTCTAATTCGTGAATCATCCTTCCACCTCCGTGAAAAAGCAACTTCGATTTCCCGTATGACATGTCGGTCCGTTGGCACGGACACGAACCAAGAGCGCGTCTTGGTCACAATCGACGTGGATGCTCTCGAGTTCGAGCGTATTTCCGCTCGACTCCCCTTTCATCCAAAGTCGCCCTTTCGAACGTGACCAGAACGTGACTGTGTTCGTCTCGAGCGTCTTTTGAATTGCCTCATCGTTCATATAGCCTAACATGAGGACGGCGTCGTCTTTGGTCGACACGATGATGGCCGGAATCAATCCATTGTCGTCGTAACGAACCGCATCGGCAAGTTGTGCTCGCTGCATACGTGTTTCACCTCTTCCACTGTCGTTTTCCGGTCGTGTAAAATCGAGGCGAGCAACGCCGCATCGACCTTCTCGAGCGCGTCGACGACGTGATTCGCGTTCCCGGCGCCCCCTGAGGCGATAATCGGGATGTCGACGGCCTCGCGGAGCAAATCAAGGATTCGTAAATCGTAGCCGCTCTGCTTTCCGTCCTGATTCATCGACGTGACGAGCAGTTCACCCGCCCCGAGTACGGCCACTTGCTTTGCCCAATCGACGGCCCGCAACTCGGTCCGGTTCTTCCCGCCATACGTATAAACGAAGTAATCATCGTCCTCAAACTTGACGTCGATAGCGATGACGATACATTGTGACCCGAACCGCTCGGCCGCCCGTTTAATCAAATCGGGTGATTCGACGGCGAGCGTGTTGAGCGACACTTTATCGGCCCCAGCTTTTAAGAGCGAGGAAATATCCTCAAGCGACCGAATACCGCCACCGACTGTGAGCGGAATGAACACTTTCCGGGCGACGGCACTGACGACGTCAAGCATCGTCTGCCGGCGCTCCGTACTTGCGGTGATATCGAGAAAGACAAGCTCATCCGCCCCAGAGGCGTCATAATACTTGGCAATCTCGACCGGGTCGCCGATGTCACGTAACGCGACAAATTCGATTCCTTTGACGACACGGCCGTCTTTCACATCAAGGCACGGAATGATGCGACGTTTAAGCATGGCGCGCCTCCCACTCGATCAAGTCATCAAGGCTGACTTGGCCGGAGAGTAGTGCTTTCCCGACGACCGCCTCATCGATCCCGGCCGCTTGAAGCGCTTCGACGTCAGCCTCGGTCGTCACACCGCCCGAAGCGATGAGTGTGACCGAGACGGCTTCACGGAGCGCCTTCATCCGCTCGAGATTCGGTCCATTCAACTTCCCGTCCGAACCGATGTCCGTATAAAGAATCGTCTTGACCCCACGGTCGACGAGCCCTTTCGCA
This genomic interval carries:
- a CDS encoding phytoene desaturase family protein translates to MRIGIIGGGIAGLTAGALASRIGHDVTVYESSREWGGCAGKFERGDYRFPAGATLGMGFEPGGLHERVLSYLGETIDVRPLPEVMQIHLDGKTVHYHQDRNRFLAELESTFPDLAPRIHAFFEEVWSDFETIRPLFETLPALPFRTIRDATLAIRAFRPEQLRAFRKLYRPLGTTLKRHRLNGTAFERVIDGILLDSLQTGAREASHLLAAVALSIYHEGAYYVDGGLYTLGHALERSIRQNGGTTLLGRQIVKVERMADGWLLTDRRGRLDLVDVVVSAIPLEATAQLVTGQAARQFQRQYGRQLERTQWGTFSLYITLPEAVCTGRPLFQQVYSDDLPSGHAFISMSAADDSLRTERPERTVTVSTHIDLSEWQDWKDKATYEKLEAEWTERLVTAVRRAFPSWTGTSSVLLPGGPGAWVKYTKRPHGAVGGYAQTPRQALFHAASYRTNLPNFYVCGDTVFPGAGTIGAMTSGLHVARALGSTL
- a CDS encoding DNA topology modulation protein, with protein sequence MQKIILIGSGGSGKSTLARDLGIRLNIDVHHLDALLWKPNWTPATRQEQITIQSELIEHESWILDGNYGGTLDLRLSAADTIIFLDLPRTVCTYRVLKRMLSHRGKTRPDMGDGCEERFDLKFLKWVWDYPKSQRPDVIYRLHGLPDDKRVIMLHSRTEVRDFITRVGTEQQL
- a CDS encoding nucleotidyltransferase domain-containing protein; amino-acid sequence: MIPKLEPIIAAKTFVTTHFPHCRAALLAGSVVRGEATETSDLDIVVFDDTLVSTYRESFIESGWRIELFAHNLTSYRTFFEQDCRRAIPSLPRMVTEGIILKDTDIVEDIKREARALLDSGPEAWSDETIEMKRYFLTDTLDDLIGCTTRAEGLFIAGTLATLVCEFILRTNRQWTGSSKWTYRALERYDAGAARELVAALEAYYQTNETDALIRYVDETLSPFGGRLFAGFSRRKSNET
- a CDS encoding transporter substrate-binding domain-containing protein — protein: MKKWGITGGLVASALLAGCSQETTGEEKMTLVMGTSADYFPYEFVDTANGDEIVGFDIEIAETVTERLGYELKIEDMDFGSLLGALNAGRVDFVMAGMTPTEERKENAAFSDIYLSATNLVMTKDESLESIEALAGKKIGVQTASIQENIAKDQAPEAELVSLNKIPEIVQELNTGRIDAMVIEDTVAQKYLDQDAGLYTFALKEDGEKGSAAAFKLEDDLRDQFNEELNKMIDAGEIDKLAKKWFSMEPTE
- a CDS encoding pyridoxal phosphate-dependent aminotransferase gives rise to the protein MRPVSLPIYPVTYPEGYRLNQNESQFPVPSRLYDQLATISFQDLHEYPVQPIDELFTRYAAYAGVEPNQLLVGCGSDEMIHIVTQALLAPEDVVLSPSPDFALYPIFTAIAHGRHVQADDLSYNALVQAITQHAPKLLLLSNPNNPTGKLWSIAELTELAGLVPYLIVDEAYIDFTPTSSMVAHLDSFTNVIVLRTLSKAFGLANVRLGFMVTTPELAAYFRQFVPPFNISGVSAKIANLFLQDTTYLDEAIAWHADMRGQWTDLFATIGYVHPAEANFIYVTLDEPEAVWAHLAAHGVHTSKQPNGIRITLGNEQALALAHEALGVSATQTANE
- a CDS encoding maltose acetyltransferase domain-containing protein, producing MTEKEKMIRGELYLAGDDELVADRRQARRLTERFNRSGIDELDVRKAVLGELFGSTGGSFYLEPTFKCDYGYNIHLGERFFANFDCVFLDICPITFGDDCMLGPGVHVYTATHPLDPTERISGLEYGKPVTVGHRVWIGGGAILNPGVTVGDDAVIASGAVVTKDVPARAVVGGNPAKVIKFIP
- a CDS encoding DUF7916 family protein, producing the protein MKRILDCRASDFLTFNRSDLIGSIRKAEGRTVLAEVIPTVQPLYPEVTNAELARAFGADMILLNMLDVFHPYIKGLESHALFGNVPGETMSDNPIMELKRLVGLPIGVNLEPVDFSEKSEDMYDVKQGRLATREAFARASELGIDFICLTGNPNTGVTNEAIEQAIINARQEFAGVIIAGKMHQAGVGRVLDQEAYVRFAEAGADIILIPAPGTVPGVREDEFYEVTREIQALNKLVVAAIGTSQEGSDEATIRDIALSSKRGGTDIFHIGDAGLSGIATPENIQALSIAIRGRRHTYIRMAASVNR
- the hisE gene encoding phosphoribosyl-ATP diphosphatase, producing the protein MIHELEKLIQERQASPKEGSYTSYLFDQGVDKIAKKFGEESFEVVIAALNDEDLVEESADLLYHLLVLLAAKGVSLHDVEVLLAKRHGTTTPAKPRRDVTDW
- the hisI gene encoding phosphoribosyl-AMP cyclohydrolase, with translation MQRAQLADAVRYDDNGLIPAIIVSTKDDAVLMLGYMNDEAIQKTLETNTVTFWSRSKGRLWMKGESSGNTLELESIHVDCDQDALLVRVRANGPTCHTGNRSCFFTEVEG
- the hisF gene encoding imidazole glycerol phosphate synthase subunit HisF — translated: MLKRRIIPCLDVKDGRVVKGIEFVALRDIGDPVEIAKYYDASGADELVFLDITASTERRQTMLDVVSAVARKVFIPLTVGGGIRSLEDISSLLKAGADKVSLNTLAVESPDLIKRAAERFGSQCIVIAIDVKFEDDDYFVYTYGGKNRTELRAVDWAKQVAVLGAGELLVTSMNQDGKQSGYDLRILDLLREAVDIPIIASGGAGNANHVVDALEKVDAALLASILHDRKTTVEEVKHVCSEHNLPMRFVTTTMD